Proteins co-encoded in one Nematostella vectensis chromosome 15, jaNemVect1.1, whole genome shotgun sequence genomic window:
- the LOC5511376 gene encoding uncharacterized protein LOC5511376 — protein sequence MLFNLQILWTIITMCGSLLSKCLSTNNKVAPLGVSDVDAELLKTARSLISAQRSSAKNGVTPEMSAFVSKCNAAAYDLIIDGKQTADGGHAKVPRRLAKIEAAPTFTMEMLLEEQAQVESNRIRQLEKIKKTASSSTRSSDANARRAVRSNKLREALEMADKLAKEKSARASENRDKHLADVKSKASRLAGSSQQQVVESEACAKVELRQREIDRKRKMVEMNKDKAAKEAREKLRLRCEREQLVKDRANALKDADMYDGLRILEGMETSEDYCVSEDDEWETGPQTDDGNDEEFWG from the exons ATGCTATTCAATTTACAAATTCTTTGGACTATTATCACGATGTGCGGTTCGTTACTTTCAAAGTGTCTTTCGACAAATAACAAGGTTGCACCTCTCGGCGTCAGTGATGTTGACGCTGAGTTACTAAAAACGGCGCGTAGTTTAATCTCGGCTCAACGTTCAAGCGCCAAGAACGGCGTTACGCCAGAGATGAGCGCGTTTGTGTCCAAGTGCAATGCGGCAGCCTATGATCTCATTATCGACGGCAAACAGACGGCAGATGGAGGACACGCCAAAGTCCCGAGAAGACTTGCTAAGATCGAAGCGGCGCCTACATTCACCATGGAAATGTTACTGGAGGAACAAGCGCAAGTGGAAAGTAACAG GATCAGGCAGCTTGAAAAGATAAAGAAGACAGCCTCCTCAAGTACTAGATCTTCTGATGCCAATGCCAGACGGGCTGTCAGATCCAACAAGCTGCGGGAGGCGCTAGAGATGGCCGACAAGCTCGCTAAGGAGAAGAGCGCTAGAGCCTCCGAGAACAGGGATAAGCACTTGGCGGACGTCAAGAGCAAGGCCAGTCGCCTGGCGGGGAGCTCCCAGCAACAGGTTGTGGAGAGTGAGGCATGCGCTAAGGTGGAGCTGCGGCAGCGGGAAATTGATAGGAAAAGGAAGATGGTGGAGATGAACAAGGACAAGGCAGCGAAGGAGGCGCGCGAAAAGCTCAGGCTGCGATGTGAGCGCGAACAGCTTGTGAAG GACCGCGCCAATGCTCTAAAGGATGCCGACATGTACGATGGTTTGCGCATCCTCGAGGGAATGGAGACGAGTGAGGACTACTGCGTCTCAGAGGATGACGAGTGGGAGACTGGGCCCCAGACGGACGATGGGAACGACGAAGAATTCTGGGGTTAA